The genomic interval TGTTGTTTTACTTTATGACCTTTAATTTGGTAACCGGGCATCATTATCATTCTCTTACCGGTTTGATTGTAATAACTATTCCTTTTTGGTTTCGAAAAGAGGAGAAATTTCATGTAGCCTGGGAATTGGCAAGGTATTATCTACTTTACATTTTTGCTTCGGCTGCTCTATGGAAAATCACCAGAGGCTCCGCATTTTATGAACCACAACTTTCTGAAATTCTGAAATCGCAGCAATTATATCTGCTAATTCAGCAACCAGATTCTCTTCATGCACGATTGGTTCAATATTTGATAGCCAATGTTCAAATATCCCATGCGTTGTTACTTGCTAACGTGGTATTGCAACTGAGTTTTGTTGTTGGATTCTTTACGAAAAGATTTGACAGTATTTTATTCTGGCTAGCTATCCTATTCTGTATCGCGAATTATTTGGTGATGAGCATTTTCTCCTTCGAACTGCTCATATTGAATCTCAGCTTACTGGATTGGAAGAACAGTAAAATGATTATTAAATCAGACCTTAGCGGTCTTCGCTCTCAACCAGTGATCAGCAATCACTAAGGCGGCCATTGCTTCAACAATGGGAACAGCCCGGGGCACCACACAGGGGTCGTGTCTGCCTTTTCCTTTCAATTCTACTTCATTGCCTTCCTTATCCACAGAAGATTGTGATTGCATAATGGTAGCAACCGGTTTGAACGCTACGTTAAAGTAGATGTCCTCACCATTGCTAATTCCACCTTGTACACCGCCCGAATGATTCGTTTTTGTCTTGATTCTATTTTTGGAATCGGCGATAAAAATATCGTTGTTATCACTGCCGAAATGGGAGGCTCCTTCAAAGCCACTTCCATATTCAAAACCCTGAACCGCGTTGATGGAAAGCATAGCCTTACCTAAGTCTGCATGAAGTTTATCAAAAACCGGCTCTCCCAATCCTACCGGACAGTTTTTTATCACTCCGGTTATAATTCCACCTACGGTATCGCCTTTTGCCTTGGTTTCTTTGATGAAATCAATCATTCGGTTAGCCGTGGTTTCATCGGGGCAGCGAATGATGTTGGTATCTATTTTACTTAAATCAAGCTCTGAGTAGTTTTTGCTAAGCCGTATTTGGCCTACTGCTGAGACAAAGGAGTAAATTTCAATCCCTGCTTTCTTCTGCAATAGCTCTTTAGCAATAGCTCCGGCAACTACTCTTGCTGCGGTTTCGCGGGCACTGGATCTGCCGCCGCCCCGATGATCTCGGATGCCGTATTTCATTTCATAAGTATAGTCTGCATGAGATGGACGAAAAGCATCCTTCAAATGACCGTAGTCATCCGACTTTTGGTCTTCATTGGGAGTGATAATTGCAATTGGAGAGCCCAAAGTTTTCCCTTCAAAAACACCGGAGAGAATCTGGAAAGTATCGCTTTCCTTTCTTTGAGTAGTGATGGACGACTGCCCCGGTTTGCGCCTGTCCAGTTCATTTTGAAGAAAGTCTAGATTAATTTCTAGCCCGGCAGGACAGCCATCAATAATCACACCTATTGCCTTGCCGTGACTTTCACCAAAGGTGGTGATTCTGAAAATTTCCCCAATACTATTTCCTGCCATATTGGTGGTGAAAATAGAAGATATTAATAGTACACCAATCACATTCCGAACCTTCCCTAATAAAGAAAAGGTCGCCCGCAAAGCGGACGACCTTTTTCAATTAAATCTTCAAATCTATTAGAACCAATAAGAGACCACTCTGGTTTTTACAATACCGTTTTTAGTATAGGTAATTTTGAATCCATAAGCACATCCGCTGCTGATTGGATTGCCATTGTTATCCACTCCAAACACCACATTTACATTTTTCGTTCCTACGTTATGATTGACTTCGCCTTGAACAGGTTTGAGCCATCCACAATTGTTATTCGACACCAAAGGAGTAGTGATCGAATTGATAAAGGATACGCCATTCCGGTTCGTTCCCCATGAATCGGCGTTGACCACGCCGCCCTCTGTATGGTCAGAGGAAAGAGTGATAGTTTTTATTCCGTTAGCGAATGTATAGGTGCGCAAGCGATTCACGCTCCAAGTCCTTTGAGCGCCGTTGGGCAAGGTCAGGGAGAAATTATTGGCGGTGTGACGAATAGCTACTGGGCCGGGCTCCAGTCCACTCATCACCTTCCCGGGTCTGCCACCGGTTTCGTTGGTAAGAAAGTGGGTGCCATTCAAGGTTACTGATTTGCCGTTCAGCTTGCTTACGTTTACAGAATCGAATAAAACTTCTAGAACCGTTCCCTGATCTTTCCAACGGCTACCATTGGCATATCCTTGAACAGTAAGGGTGATAGAACCAGTACGCTTGATCCCGTTTGGACAAACTGTACCATTGTAATTAATAACGACAATACCCGCCGATTTTTGGCTGGTGTCAATATCAGCACCACAAATACCGATCATCCCATCTGTTTTGCCTGAAAGAGCCTCGACACCGTCGGCAACATTTCCTGCATCATCAACAGAATAATCTAAGGCGGAAGAAACGTCGGAGTTATCTTCAGCGCTGTAACTGTCGTCAACGAGTAATGAAGACTCTTTTTGGCAACTAGTGAAAAATAGCACGGCTGAGGCAATCAGCATCAGCGGCAAGGTTTGAATTTTTGTTTTCATGATTTCTGGTTTTTTTTTAGTAATTGGCTTATGACCAATACAAAGGAATAAGGTTTAATCACTATGAAATATTTTATTCGAAATTAATTTCTACAATTATTCCCAATTGTTAATTTTATAGAGACTTCTTGGTATTTATCTAGGCTGATAAGGATTGTTTAGCCGATGAAAGAAAAACCTATTTGGCAGGATAGAGTTGCTATTTCTTATCTATCGCTCCACCCTCCTAGGTTAGTTAGGCTGATCATAATCCTTGTCCGAAGACTTACATCGAAAAGGATACAACTATAGTTATGGATCTGGCTTTTCTGTTTTACTGCATTCTGAAAGATTGTCCCCTTCTCGTTATGTATTTAGCCGCCCCATTTCGATTTAGTATCTATCTACAACGATTCGTCACTTATTGGTGAGAAGCAAATGCTTATCAGCAGCTATTTTGTGTGTTTTAGCTACGAGCAGGAGTCAAGTAGCTATTCGCAATAGGCATAGCATGAGTTGATTTTCATAAAATTTCACCAGCCCTGTACTGGAATCTATAGATCCTGAACAGGAATCTTCAAAATCTGTACGGGAATTATAAATTCCCGTACAGATTTTGATAAATCCTGAGCAAGAATTGACGAATCCTGTTCAGGAACTAATGAAACCTGTACAAGAATCATAAATTCCTGTACAGAAAACGATAAATCCTGTACAGGAATGGTCAATTCCCGGACAGAAACCTGAAATTCCTGTACAGAACTGGTATTAAATTAGATTCCTGACTTGCCAATTGAAGCACAATAGATGTGAAAGGAGGCCAAAATGGATATGTTTTATTCAAAAAACAGGCAAAACTGTATGTCTCATGCGGTTAATTCCACAAACAAGCCAAAGCCAGAGGAGTTTCGTCCGAAACATAATCTGAAATTCTTGCCTACCCGCCTTTTCTTTTGGTTTTATAACCCAAAGTATTCAGAATAGTTATGACCTGCTCCCGTTTTTCTCCCTGCACTAAAATAATTCCATCCTTCACGGTGCCGCCAGTGCCACATTTGGTTTTTAGGAGTTTACCCAATTCATTCAATTCAGCATCCTTTCCTTTAAAATTATCTATGATGGTAGCCACTTTTCCTCCCTTGTTTCTTTCAAGCGAAACATAAAGTGTTTGCTGTGTGGCGGAAATGCTTTCCTCTTCCCTACTTTCTTCTGCCTTATTAAGGTCAGGGTTCGTTGAATAAACTACTCTGTTTTTATCGTGTTGGTTTTTCATAAGCGTCCTCCGGTAGAATCTAAATAGTTGGTGGCAGATAATACATACCCTATTTCTGGTGTCGGAATAATCTAATAGGCGTTTAGGTTTTTGGGCACAATGACATCAATGCAATTGGGCATCACTTCAAAGGTAATATCTCCATGATGGATAACTGAATCTCCATCAAACTGATAGTTCATTTTCTTATTTCCGAAGATAGTGACTTTTCGGGCTCGATAACACTCGGCTTCTTTAATTAAATCTGCTCGTTTCAGAAAAAGGCAAAACAGTATGTAAGGCAATTTCCAGATAGGAAACTTGCTCAATACAATCACATCCATTATACCATCCTTCAAACTGGTGAAAGGGAAAATGCCAAAGTTATAGCCGTATTGGTTGGCGTTAAAAGCCGTAAACAGATAGATCGGCTTTTCAATCAGTACGTCGTCTATTTCTATTTTGGCATCCACCGGCTTGAAGTAAAATAGTATCTCCGTGATGACGGCACCTGCGTAGGAAAAGAATCCGCGAATCCGGTGGTGCCTAAACCGACGGGCTACGGAAGAATCAATACCGAAACCAGCATTGCTGACGAAATATCGGAGATTGGATTTCACTAAATCCATCTTAACCACCTTACCGGTATTTAATACTTCAATAGACCCTTTGGTATAGCGCGGGGGGATCTTGAGATGAGTGCCAAAGCCATTTCCTGAACCGCAGGGGATAATTCCGAGGATAGTTTTGTGCCAACCAAAGCCTGTGCTACTTCATTAATAGAGCCATCGCCACCCACAGCCACTACCACCTCGAACCCTTCCTTTACTGCTTGCTCTGACAACAGTTTTGCATGTCCGGCATATTCGGTGAGGCGGATGGTATAATGGTATTTTTCCTGGTCTATATACTTTGCAATCTTCTCAGGTATATGGTCCTTTTTATAAACACCTGACACCGGATTTATAATGAAGAGTATTTTCTTAGAGGCTGAAGACATCGGTGACGAAGATATTATTCCAGTTAGAATTTAAAAGGCTTTCAAGCTCAGGTCTAAGCTGGATGATGAATGGGTCAGTGCTCCAACAGAAATGAAATCTACACCGGTCTCTGCAAATGGTAGTACCGTCTCCATCGTGATTCCGCCCGATGCCTCTGTTTCGTATTGATGGTTGACCATTTGGACAGCTTGGTTCATGTCTTCGATTTCGAAATTGTCAAACATTATTCGGTGAATATTTCCGACGGCTAAAATTTCTTCCACGTTCTTTAAACTTCTGGTTTCTACTTCTACTCGTAGATTCAGTTGGTTCTTCTCCTGATATGCTCGCACCGCAAGAATGGCAGGACGAATCCCTCCACAAAAATCTATATGGTTATCCTTGAGCATAATCATATCATATAAACCATAGCGATGGTTCTGCCCTCCTCCGATACGCACCGCCCATTTTTCAAAGAAACGGAAGTTGGGAGTTGTTTTACGGGTATCAAGAATTGTGGCATGAGTGCCACTTACTTGATTTACATACTTGGAAGTATTAGTGGCAATACCGCTCATCCGTTGCATGAAATTAAGTCACACCCTTTCCGCTCTTAGAATTGATTTCACCTCGCCGTATAATTTAAAAGCGATGTCGCCCGGCTGTATTACTGCGCCATCTTCCAGATATTTTTCAAATCGCAACTGCTCATCCACTCTCTGACAAACCATCTCTGCCAAAGCCACGCCGGCCAATATTCCATTTGCCTTACACAATAAATGCGCTTTCCCCTCTTTCTTATTTGGGATGCAAGCCAGAGATGAGTGGTCGCCGGAAGGAATCATGCCTTCATAATCCACCACATCCTCAGCAAGTGCTTGATCAATAAACTGATTTATTGGGAAATTCATATCCAATTGATTGAGGTGTGAATTAAAAAATAAATGGCGAAGCAAATGCTTCGCCATTTTCAAATTTCTTATTTCTCCGTCTTTTTTATTGATCTATCCTTATTTCCTGAATGGCTAATTTGCCTGCCATAGTCTTGGCATATACATAGGTTCGATATATCCCCGTCGAAGCAGACATATTAGCTATAAAATACTTTGCCCCTTCGGGTGAAGTTCCTTGGTGCACTAAGGCAAAAGATTTGGGTGAGTTTGTATTGAAAAAATCTCGCATCACCATCTCTGCCTGGTTCTTGCTATATGAATTACCGGAACTTTTAATTGTGATTTCGACATACGAATCAAAATTAGATGCCAGAGCCGAAGCATCACCGCTTTTAAAAGAATTCATTATGCTTTCAAACCCTTGTGCTTTCAGACTTATTGTCCCAGAAAGCAATATAAGAAAGAGGAAAAACGCTCTCTTTAATCTATTGTTAATCATCTTATTCATTGTACAACGAACAAAGCGAGAATTGTGCCAAAAATTTCTGACCGATTTCATCCTGTAAAAATACTAATTAGGATAACTTTGCCCCAATGAGCAAGAAAGTTATCCTCATCATCATGGATGGTTGGGGTCATGGACCGGATCCGGATAGGAGTGCGATTGCGCAAGCAGACACTCCGTTTATTGACCATCTTTATCAAACGTATCCATATACCGAATTGGTGACTCATAGCGAATCTGTGGGGCTGCCCGCCGGGCAGATGGGAAACTCGGAGGTTGGCCATCTCAATATCGGTGCTGGTCGAATCGTTTATCAAGAATTGATGCGCATAAACAATGCCATTGAGGATGGTTCACTTGCGCAAAATGCACCACTTCTTTCCGTTATTAACTATTGTAAACAGAACAAAAAGCCGCTGCATTTCATCGGGCTGGTTTCTGACGGAGGAGTTCATTCTCATATCAATCATCTGAAAGCATTGTGTGACATTGCAAAGGCAAATGGTTTAGAGAAGAAGGATGTGTTCATCCATGCTTTTACGGACGGGAGAGATTGTGATCCCAAGAGCGGCCTTCGGTTTCTCAAAGAACTAGATACTTATCTGCAACAATCTGTCGGGCAAATTGCTTCCGTTTGCGGAAGATATTACGCCATGGATCGCGACAATCGGTGGGAACGGGTTAAACTGGCTTATGATTTGTTGGTCAACGGAATAGGAGAGAAGGCGGTAGATATTTTTAAGGCAATAGAAGAAAGCTACGCAAACGGTGTGACAGATGAGTTCATCAAACCGATTGTGAGGACGAATGACAAAGGGGAACCTTATGCTACAATTTCGGATGATGATGCGGTGATCTGCTTCAACTTTCGTACGGATCGGTGCCGCGAAATTACCAAGGCATTAACCCAATTCGATTACCCGGAACAGAACATGAAAAAGAAACAGCTTCACTATACTACGATGACTGTTTATGATCATACGTTTCAACAGGTAGGAAACATATTTGATAATGACGACCTCCAGATGACTCTGGGAGAAGTTCTTTCCATCAACAAAGACACAGGTGCGTGCCGCTGAAACAGAAAAATATCCTCACGTCACATTCTTTTTTTCCGGTGGAAGAGAATTGGAGTTTGAAGGCGAAACCAGACTAATGGCTTCTTCGCCCAAAGTGCCGACCTATGATTTGCAACCTGAAATGAGTGCCTTACCACTCACCGAAAAGGTATTGAAAGAAATCGAGACAAATCTTCCTGATTTTGTTTGCCTCAATTTTGCCAATGCCGATATGGTAGGTCATACCGGTGTTTTCTCTGCGGCCATCAAGGCTGTTGAAACGGTGGACTCCTGCGTGGAAAAAATTGCCAACCTCGGGATGAAAAATGACTACACTATTCTGATCACAGCAGATCATGGCAATGCAGATTTTATGATTAATGACGATGGTAGTCCAAACACCGCCCATACACTGAACCCTGTTCCGTTCTTTTTGATAGATAAGAATACGAAGCCCGTTCTGCACACCGGAAAACTAGCTGACATTGCCCCAACAATTTTAAAGTTGATGGGCATTCCACAACCGGAGGAAATGACGGCAGTAAGTCTGTATTAGAGGTTTGATGACCTCTTAAAGGCTATCTGCTGCTTGCAACTACAGAAACCGAATAATCAGATTTGAATTTATTTGTCCGGCTGTAAAAACGGATACTGGTAGTCATGAGGAGGAACCAGCGTTTCTTTAATCGTTCTAGGCGAAACCCAACGTAGTAGGTTAATCATGCTTCCGGCCTTGTCGTTTGTTCCCGAACTTCTGCTTCCTCCAAAAGGTTGTTGCCCCACAACAGCACCGGTAGGTTTATCGTTGATATAGAAATTGCCGGCTGCATTGGTAAGTTTCCGGGTAGCCAGTTCTACGGCATACCTGTCCTGTGCAAAAATGGAACCGGTGAGCGAATAGGGCGAAGTAGAGTCCAGCAAGTTTAGGGTTTCTTCAAATTTATTTTGGTCATAAACATAAATCGTCAGTATAGGGCCAAACAATTCCTCGCACATAGTCACGTATTTGGGATCTTTGGTTACCAAGATTGTAGGTTCAATAAAATAGCCCTTTGTCTTGTTATAATTTCCACCTACCAAGACCTCTACATTCTTACTTTTCTTAGCTGATTCCAGATATGCCGCCAGCTTGTCAAAACTCTTTTCATCTATTACGGCATTAATGAAATTGCCAAAGTCCTCTACACCTCCCATCTTCATACTTTTGATAGTAGGAATAAGATGTTTTTTCAATTCACTCCAAAGGTTAGAAGGTACATAAGCCCTAGAAGCAGCAGAACATTTCTGTCCTTGATACTCAAAAGCACCGCGTTCTATGGCTACAGCCAGTGCTTTCACGTCTGCCGATTTGTGAGCGATGATAAAATCCTTACCGCCTGTCTCTCCCACAATGCGTGGGTACGTTTTATAAAGATGAATATTATTGCCGATGGTTTTCCAAATATTCTGAAACACCTCCGTTGAACCTGTGAAATGAATCCCGGCAAAACTGGCATGTTTAAAAACCACTTCCGCCGCATCCGGACCAGATGGATAAATAAGATTGATCACTCCATCCGGCACGCCCGCCTCGCGAAAAATCTTCATCAATACATAGGCCGAATAGATTTGTGCATTTGAAGGTTTCCAGACTACCACATTCCCCATCATCGCACAACTGGAAGGGAGATTGCCGGCTATAGCAGTAAAGTTGAAGGGAGTAAGAGCATAAATAAATCCTTCCAGTGGTCTCCATTCCGACCGATTCCAGATACCCGGTGAGCTATGTGGCTGCATCGAATAAATCTCAGTCATAAACTGAACATTAAAGCGCAGAAAGTCAATGATTTCGCAGGCTGAATCTATCTCTGCTTGGTAGGCATTTTTAGATTGGCCAAGCATAGTAGCGGCATTCAATTCCGCCCGATAAGGACCAGCGATTAACTCAGCTGCTTTAAGGAAGATAGAAGCTCGGTGTTCCCAGTTCATCTCGGTCCAAGCATCTCTGGCAGATAGTGCTGCGTTAATTGCCTGCGTTACATGTGCTTTTTCACTTTTGTAATAATAGCCCAACAGATGTTTTCGGTCGTGAGGCGGATTTAAAGCAGTTTTTTTCTTAGTCCTAACCTCTTGACCGCCAATGAACATGGGAATGTCACGCACTTCGGCCCGCATTTTTTCTATCATGCTTTTCAACTCGGTCCTTTCCGCTGAGCCGGGTGCATAAGATTTGATGGGTTCATTATATGCAGTTGGAACTTTAAAAAATCCTGTTGCCATAGTCTTGAGTTTATTTAGTTCCCACTGAAAAATATCTTGAAAATATCATTGCCCAAAGCAAATATCATCAAGCCAAAGATAATTACCATACCCACCACCTGAGCGCGTTCCAGAAATTTTTCATTTGGAGCTTTGCCTGTGACTATTTCATATAAGGTGAATAAAGCATGGCCACCATCCAAAGCAGGGATAGGAAGCAAATTCACGAATGCAAGTGCCAAAGAAAGGAAGGCTGTCAGATTCCAGAACCTATGCCAGTCCCAAGTAGGAGAGAACTGCTTACCGATGGTAAAGAAACTACCCAACTCCTTATAACCTTTCAGTTCCGGATCGAAGACAATTCTGAATTGTTTAATGTAGCCGACGAGCGTTTTATATGTTTTATGCGCTCCTGCAGGAAAGGACGCTAATAAGCCATAGCTCTTATCTACGCTAGGGAAATATTTGTCACTTAACGAAGAAAATCCCAGGATAGCCGTATCTGGTATATGAATATTAAAACGAAGTGTATCTTTTCCTCTCAAAGCAAGAATATCAATTGTCGTATTTCGGTAGGCCGGTAGATTTCTTCTTACCTCATGGAAATATTGAATTGGAATTGTGTCCAATTGTATAATTCGATCTCCCACCTTTGCTCCCGCCTTTTCAAGTGGCTTTCCGGGTATTAAAGTTTCTATAGAACAGGGAAAAATAGGCTCCACAAACGGGGTGGCTTTATTGGCCATTATTTCCTTGTAAATACTTTTCGGTACAGCAATCGTTTTGGGTTCGCCATTTCTTTCAATCTCCAATGTAGTGGCGTTGTTCAGCAACATATCTATACTGATACCAGCATAGTTCATGAATTTTTGTCCCCCATTGTATGAGATAATCCGATCCCCATCTTCCAAGCCAATCTTGCGCGCAGTGGAGTCAGCCGCATATCCATATTTGGCATTTTCAGCCGGCAGATAACTTTCACCCCACCAGTACAGCATTTGGGAATAAATGAAAAAGGCCAACAACACATTAACGATAATCCCTCCCAACATGATAATTAAACGTTGCCAAGCCTTCTTACTTCTGAATTCATCGGGTTTAGGTTCCGATTTCAGAAATTCTTCATCCATACTTTCGTCAATCATACCGGCAATTTTGACATAGCCGCCTAAGGGAAACCAACCTAGTCCGTATTCTGTATCGCCTATTTTCTTTTTGAACAAAGCAAAATTGAGCACACTTGGAAAGGGAAAGAGAAAATCAAAAAACAAGTAAAATTTCTCCACCCGTGTTTTGAACATACGAGCGGTGATGTAATGACCAAATTCATGGAGTACAACTAAGATAGAAAGGCTAAGCAAGAACTGGGCAACGCGAATGAATGTCTCCATTAAAATTTTATTGAGCGGCAAATGTATCAAAAAACGGGTCTGCTACAGGGGAACACAACAGAGCATCAGCCGATAGAAAAATTTATCTTTCTTTGTCGCTTCACGTCTATTCCATTTATTATGTACGATCTCATTAAAGAATTTCCTTCCCAGTTGTTGCGCGCTGTGGAAATCGGCGAGCAAGCTAAGTTCAAGAACAAGGCCAAAGCTGAAATAAAAAACATTGTGGTTTGCGGACTAGGCGCTTCGGGCTTTGGCGGTAATTTGCTTTCTGAATTATTCCGTGGGGAATTAAAAATCCCGGTCATCGTCAATAAAAGCTACTTTCTTCCTGCTTTTGTAGACGAATCTACCCTGCTGATCCTTTCTTCTTATTCCGGGAATACAGAAGAGACAATTTCCTGTGCCAACGATGCCGCTAAAAAGGGGATGAGCGCAGTATGTATTACTTCAGGCGGCACCTTGGCGACTATTGCAGATAAGCAAAACTGGAATTTGATAAAGATCCCCGCTGGTTTCCCTCCACGCTCTGCGCTGGGTTATTCAACCGTACAATTATTTTTTGTTTTAAAGCATTTTGGGCTCATCGGAGACGAGTTTAAAAAGTCTATCCTTCGTACCGCATCTTTTCTGGAGATGGAACAGAACAAGATTATGGCTGATGCCGAATTCTTAGCCGGTAAACTGTTGAACAAAATTTTAATTCTCTACACGGAGGATAAATATGAAAGTACCGCTCTGCGCCTAAAGCAGCAAATTAATGAGAATTCGAAGATGCACTGCTGGTATAATGTAGTTCCAGAAATGAATCACAATGAGTTGGTGGGCTGGCGTGAACCAATTAACAATATTGCAGTTATTATTCTTCGCTCCTTAGATGAATACCACCGCAATACTGCCCGAATTCTTTTCAAGAAAGATGTGGTGTTGAAAGTTTCTGAAAACGTGTATGAAATTAATGCAAAAGGAAGTGACACCTTTGAAAAGCACTTCTATCTTGTTCATATTGGCGACTGGCTTTCTTACCATCTAGCCATGCTGCAAGGTTATGACCCCATAGAGATTGATGTGCTCGTGAGCCTCAAGTCGCACATGAGTTCCATTCAATAAATATTCACGATAGTCTTAAGGACTTTCGTAGCCTCCAAAAAATGAAAAAGAAATCCTACAAAACGATGAATTGCTGACCGGTGCTGCGGACCAAGGTGAAGATCTGG from Bacteroidota bacterium carries:
- the aroC gene encoding chorismate synthase, whose amino-acid sequence is MAGNSIGEIFRITTFGESHGKAIGVIIDGCPAGLEINLDFLQNELDRRKPGQSSITTQRKESDTFQILSGVFEGKTLGSPIAIITPNEDQKSDDYGHLKDAFRPSHADYTYEMKYGIRDHRGGGRSSARETAARVVAGAIAKELLQKKAGIEIYSFVSAVGQIRLSKNYSELDLSKIDTNIIRCPDETTANRMIDFIKETKAKGDTVGGIITGVIKNCPVGLGEPVFDKLHADLGKAMLSINAVQGFEYGSGFEGASHFGSDNNDIFIADSKNRIKTKTNHSGGVQGGISNGEDIYFNVAFKPVATIMQSQSSVDKEGNEVELKGKGRHDPCVVPRAVPIVEAMAALVIADHWLRAKTAKV
- a CDS encoding DUF4783 domain-containing protein: MNSFKSGDASALASNFDSYVEITIKSSGNSYSKNQAEMVMRDFFNTNSPKSFALVHQGTSPEGAKYFIANMSASTGIYRTYVYAKTMAGKLAIQEIRIDQ
- the pruA gene encoding L-glutamate gamma-semialdehyde dehydrogenase, with protein sequence MATGFFKVPTAYNEPIKSYAPGSAERTELKSMIEKMRAEVRDIPMFIGGQEVRTKKKTALNPPHDRKHLLGYYYKSEKAHVTQAINAALSARDAWTEMNWEHRASIFLKAAELIAGPYRAELNAATMLGQSKNAYQAEIDSACEIIDFLRFNVQFMTEIYSMQPHSSPGIWNRSEWRPLEGFIYALTPFNFTAIAGNLPSSCAMMGNVVVWKPSNAQIYSAYVLMKIFREAGVPDGVINLIYPSGPDAAEVVFKHASFAGIHFTGSTEVFQNIWKTIGNNIHLYKTYPRIVGETGGKDFIIAHKSADVKALAVAIERGAFEYQGQKCSAASRAYVPSNLWSELKKHLIPTIKSMKMGGVEDFGNFINAVIDEKSFDKLAAYLESAKKSKNVEVLVGGNYNKTKGYFIEPTILVTKDPKYVTMCEELFGPILTIYVYDQNKFEETLNLLDSTSPYSLTGSIFAQDRYAVELATRKLTNAAGNFYINDKPTGAVVGQQPFGGSRSSGTNDKAGSMINLLRWVSPRTIKETLVPPHDYQYPFLQPDK
- a CDS encoding bifunctional phosphoglucose/phosphomannose isomerase — translated: MYQKTGLLQGNTTEHQPIEKFIFLCRFTSIPFIMYDLIKEFPSQLLRAVEIGEQAKFKNKAKAEIKNIVVCGLGASGFGGNLLSELFRGELKIPVIVNKSYFLPAFVDESTLLILSSYSGNTEETISCANDAAKKGMSAVCITSGGTLATIADKQNWNLIKIPAGFPPRSALGYSTVQLFFVLKHFGLIGDEFKKSILRTASFLEMEQNKIMADAEFLAGKLLNKILILYTEDKYESTALRLKQQINENSKMHCWYNVVPEMNHNELVGWREPINNIAVIILRSLDEYHRNTARILFKKDVVLKVSENVYEINAKGSDTFEKHFYLVHIGDWLSYHLAMLQGYDPIEIDVLVSLKSHMSSIQ
- a CDS encoding acylglycerol kinase family protein; amino-acid sequence: MSSASKKILFIINPVSGVYKKDHIPEKIAKYIDQEKYHYTIRLTEYAGHAKLLSEQAVKEGFEVVVAVGGDGSINEVAQALVGTKLSSELSPAVQEMALALISRSPRAIPKGLLKY
- a CDS encoding translation initiation factor, with amino-acid sequence MKNQHDKNRVVYSTNPDLNKAEESREEESISATQQTLYVSLERNKGGKVATIIDNFKGKDAELNELGKLLKTKCGTGGTVKDGIILVQGEKREQVITILNTLGYKTKRKGG
- the rseP gene encoding RIP metalloprotease RseP; amino-acid sequence: METFIRVAQFLLSLSILVVLHEFGHYITARMFKTRVEKFYLFFDFLFPFPSVLNFALFKKKIGDTEYGLGWFPLGGYVKIAGMIDESMDEEFLKSEPKPDEFRSKKAWQRLIIMLGGIIVNVLLAFFIYSQMLYWWGESYLPAENAKYGYAADSTARKIGLEDGDRIISYNGGQKFMNYAGISIDMLLNNATTLEIERNGEPKTIAVPKSIYKEIMANKATPFVEPIFPCSIETLIPGKPLEKAGAKVGDRIIQLDTIPIQYFHEVRRNLPAYRNTTIDILALRGKDTLRFNIHIPDTAILGFSSLSDKYFPSVDKSYGLLASFPAGAHKTYKTLVGYIKQFRIVFDPELKGYKELGSFFTIGKQFSPTWDWHRFWNLTAFLSLALAFVNLLPIPALDGGHALFTLYEIVTGKAPNEKFLERAQVVGMVIIFGLMIFALGNDIFKIFFSGN